From Nymphaea colorata isolate Beijing-Zhang1983 chromosome 6, ASM883128v2, whole genome shotgun sequence, a single genomic window includes:
- the LOC116256531 gene encoding early nodulin-93-like, with protein sequence MAVDPSAAKPGNSSTDTISCPLEMNTGLGYYMDHRVARARHYAHEGVVAGAKAAAMATAASAIPTLASVRMFPWARRNLNPTAQALIISTVAGAAYFVVADKKVLASARKNSFRNAQE encoded by the exons ATGGCTGTTGATCCTTCTGCAGCTAAACCAGGAAACTCCAGCACTGACACCATTTCGTGTCCATTGGAGATGAACACTGGCTTGGGATATTACATGGACCATAGGGTCGCCCGGGCGAGGCACTATGCTCATG AGGGAGTGGTCGCGGGAGCTAAAGCAGCTGCCATggctactgctgccagtgccaTCCCCAct TTGGCCAGCGTAAGAATGTTCCCTTGGGCCAGGCGCAACCTCAACCCCACGGCTCAGGCCCTCATCATATCCACTG TGGCAGGAGCGGCATACTTCGTTGTAGCTGACAAGAAAGTGCTGGCTTCTGCAAGGAAGAACTCCTTTCGAAATGCCCAAGAATGA